The window TTTCAATTGTATTTCCGTTGTCGGCGCATAACCTAGAGAAAAATCTTTTAATGTCTTTTCTTTCAAGCCACGTTTCATCAGATATTGGTAAGCTATTTTACCGTGTGTGGAATGTAAGAATTTTGCAAATAATGGATTTACCTGTTCAAGAACGGGATATAATTTAGAACTTTTGCCTACGGGTGTATCTTCCACTATAACGCCGATTTTTTGTCCCACCCATTTGACTGCTTCGGGAAAAGATAGTTTCTCATGCTCCATTATAAAGTGAAAAACATTTCCGCCTTTTCCGCAACCGAAACAGTGGAATATTTGTTTTTCCGGAGATATTACAAAAGAAGGCGTTTTTTCTTGATGAAAAGGGCACAAAGTTTTGTAATTTTTTCCGGCAGATTTCAAAGGATAAAACTCTTCGATAATTCTTACGATATCGGCCAATCCCAAAATTTCATTTATTTTTTCTTCAGAAATCATAGTTAAAATAATAGTCGATTGTTTATAGTTGACAGTTTATAGTTGAAAAACTGCGATTTTTTGTTTTTTAAAAACTATAAACCATACACTATTAACATGTTTTAGTATCCCACCAGTCTCTATTTTTTATATACCAATCGACTGTTTTTTCCAGACCTTCTTCTATTTCCGTCTTAGGTGACCATGAAAGCAAAATCTTTGCTTTCATAATAGACGCAGTTAACTCGAAAAAGTCTTGTTTGTTATTTTTCTCATATGTTATTAAACTCTGCGGCTTGTTAAGTTTTGAAAGAATAATACTCGCAACTTCTTTTATGGGAATAACGCCTAAATTACCTATATTGATAATTTCTCCTTTTAACGAATCAAATTTTTCTTTCAATATTTTCTGAAGCGCTTCAATAAAATCTTCTACGAAAAGCAAGTTTTCTGTTTGTTCGCCATCCTCCCACAGTTGTAAAGGCTGATTTGCCAAAGCAGATGTAATTAATGATGGAACCGTATTTTCCAATGACTGAGAAGGACCATAAATATTGAAGGTTCTTAAAATAACAATAGGAAAAGAGTATTTACGGCTGTGATAATACATTAAGTTCTCTCCCACAGTATCCATAAGACCTTTTAAATCCGTTGGTTTAGCGGGATGTTCTTCTGTAACAGGTGAATCTGCTCTATCACCGTATACTCTGGAAGAAGATATATGTATGATTCGTTGTAAATTCGATTCTTTACTGAATTCAAAGATGTTAGATAAGGACAAAATGTAATTTTCTATCTTGTCCGTTTCCGTAACACAGGCGGGATTATCTGCTTCAGACATATTAATGAGAACCTGCGCATTTGAGAGTAAATTTTTAATTAGAATTCTGTCTTGCGTCGTGCCCTGCCAAAGAGTTACTCGTGGATTTTCCTTAAGCTCAAAAGGGAAATTATCCAGGTTGTTATTTAATACCAAAACCTGATCGGACGAGTTTTTTTCTAAAAGAGAGTAAATAATATTAATGGCGGGGAAAGGAACTCCCCCTATTAAAACAATACGCATATTTGTTTGAAATTTGAATAAATCCCG of the bacterium genome contains:
- a CDS encoding NAD-dependent epimerase/dehydratase family protein; amino-acid sequence: MRIVLIGGVPFPAINIIYSLLEKNSSDQVLVLNNNLDNFPFELKENPRVTLWQGTTQDRILIKNLLSNAQVLINMSEADNPACVTETDKIENYILSLSNIFEFSKESNLQRIIHISSSRVYGDRADSPVTEEHPAKPTDLKGLMDTVGENLMYYHSRKYSFPIVILRTFNIYGPSQSLENTVPSLITSALANQPLQLWEDGEQTENLLFVEDFIEALQKILKEKFDSLKGEIINIGNLGVIPIKEVASIILSKLNKPQSLITYEKNNKQDFFELTASIMKAKILLSWSPKTEIEEGLEKTVDWYIKNRDWWDTKTC
- a CDS encoding DNA primase, translated to MISEEKINEILGLADIVRIIEEFYPLKSAGKNYKTLCPFHQEKTPSFVISPEKQIFHCFGCGKGGNVFHFIMEHEKLSFPEAVKWVGQKIGVIVEDTPVGKSSKLYPVLEQVNPLFAKFLHSTHGKIAYQYLMKRGLKEKTLKDFSLGYAPTTEIQLK